In Zingiber officinale cultivar Zhangliang chromosome 6A, Zo_v1.1, whole genome shotgun sequence, a single genomic region encodes these proteins:
- the LOC121996274 gene encoding uncharacterized protein LOC121996274, with product MQLHVPALGSTFTSDVHVGELETRLDVDFASSRDSTRSLSHIWNFSLSDLTTDCENLDLGAIGGYSGSLFLSFGSDLLLDLPVEDDVVEYFADQISGSSLQSGEDKAYINRAEETN from the exons ATGCAGTTGCATGTTCCAGCTCTTGGTTCAACATTCACATCTGATGTACATGTCGGAGAATTGGAAACCCGACTAGATGTTGATTTTGCATCTTCAAGAGACTCTACCAGGTCGTTAAGCCATATTTGGAACTTCAGCCTTTCAGATCTAACAACCGACTGCGAAAACTTAG ATCTTGGAGCAATTGGCGGCTACAGTGGCTCCCTATTCCTTTCATTTGGTTCAGATCTCTTGCTCGATTTGCCAGTTGAGGATGATGTAG TTGAGTATTTTGCTGATCAAATAAGTGGCTCGAGCTTGCAGTCAGGTGAAGAtaaagcatatataaacaggGCTGAGGAAACAAATTAG